The Streptomyces sp. HUAS CB01 genome has a segment encoding these proteins:
- the fusA gene encoding elongation factor G — translation MATTSLDLAKVRNIGIMAHIDAGKTTTTERILFYTGVSYKIGEVHDGAATMDWMEQEQERGITITSAATTCHWPLEDVDHTINIIDTPGHVDFTVEVERSLRVLDGAVTVFDGVAGVEPQSETVWRQADRYGVPRICFVNKLDRTGAEFHRCVDMISDRLGAQPIVMQLPIGAEADFKGVIDLVRMKALVWSAEAAKGEMYDVVDIPDTHTEAAEEYRGKLLEAVAENDEEIMELYLEGQEPTEEQLYAAIRRITIASGKGKGTTVTPVFCGTAFKNKGVQPLLDAVVRYLPSPLDVEAIEGHDVKDAEQIVRRKPSDDEPLSALAFKIMSDPHLGKLTFVRIYSGRLESGTAVLNSVKGRKERIGKIYRMHANKREEIESVGAGDIVAVMGLKQTTTGETLADEKNPVILESMDFPAPVIEVAIEPKSKGDQEKLGVAIQRLAEEDPSFQVHTNEETGQTVIGGMGELHLEVLVDRMKREFRVEANVGKPQVAYRETIRKSVDRVDYTHKKQTGGTGQFAKVQIAIEPIEGGDAAYEFVNKVTGGRIPKEYIPSVDAGCQEAMSFGILAGYEMTGVRVILLDGAFHEVDSSELAFKIAGSQAFKEAARKASPVLLEPMMAVEVTTPEDYMGDVIGDINSRRGQIQAMEERAGARVVKGLVPLSEMFGYVGDLRSKTSGRASYSMQFDSYAEVPRNVAEEIIAKAKGE, via the coding sequence ATGGCCACCACTTCGCTTGACCTGGCCAAGGTCCGCAACATCGGGATCATGGCCCACATCGACGCGGGCAAGACGACGACCACCGAGCGCATCCTGTTCTACACCGGTGTCTCGTACAAGATCGGTGAGGTCCACGACGGCGCTGCCACGATGGACTGGATGGAGCAGGAGCAGGAGCGCGGCATCACGATCACGTCCGCCGCGACGACCTGTCACTGGCCGCTCGAGGACGTCGACCACACCATCAACATCATCGACACCCCGGGCCACGTCGACTTCACCGTCGAGGTGGAGCGTTCCCTGCGTGTGCTCGACGGTGCCGTGACGGTGTTCGACGGTGTCGCCGGTGTCGAGCCGCAGTCCGAGACCGTGTGGCGTCAGGCCGACCGGTACGGCGTTCCGCGCATCTGCTTCGTGAACAAGCTCGACCGCACCGGTGCCGAGTTCCACCGCTGCGTCGACATGATCAGCGACCGCCTGGGTGCGCAGCCGATCGTCATGCAGCTCCCGATCGGTGCCGAGGCGGACTTCAAGGGCGTCATCGACCTGGTCCGCATGAAGGCCCTGGTCTGGTCCGCCGAGGCCGCCAAGGGCGAGATGTACGACGTCGTCGACATCCCGGACACCCACACCGAGGCTGCCGAGGAGTACCGCGGCAAGCTGCTCGAGGCCGTGGCCGAGAACGACGAAGAGATCATGGAGCTGTACCTCGAGGGCCAGGAGCCCACCGAGGAGCAGCTGTACGCCGCGATCCGTCGTATCACCATCGCCTCCGGCAAGGGCAAGGGCACCACGGTCACCCCGGTGTTCTGCGGCACCGCGTTCAAGAACAAGGGCGTGCAGCCCCTGCTCGACGCGGTCGTCCGTTACCTGCCGTCGCCGCTCGACGTCGAGGCCATCGAGGGCCACGACGTCAAGGACGCCGAGCAGATCGTCCGCCGCAAGCCGTCGGACGACGAGCCGCTGTCGGCGCTGGCGTTCAAGATCATGAGCGACCCGCACCTCGGCAAGCTCACCTTCGTGCGCATCTACTCCGGCCGTCTGGAGTCCGGCACCGCGGTGCTGAACTCCGTGAAGGGCCGCAAGGAGCGCATCGGCAAGATCTACCGCATGCACGCCAACAAGCGTGAGGAGATCGAGTCGGTGGGCGCCGGCGACATCGTCGCCGTCATGGGTCTGAAGCAGACCACCACCGGTGAGACGCTCGCGGACGAGAAGAACCCGGTCATCCTGGAGTCCATGGACTTCCCGGCGCCGGTCATCGAGGTCGCGATCGAGCCCAAGTCCAAGGGCGACCAGGAGAAGCTGGGTGTCGCCATCCAGCGTCTCGCGGAGGAGGACCCCTCCTTCCAGGTGCACACCAACGAGGAGACCGGCCAGACCGTCATCGGCGGTATGGGCGAGCTTCACCTCGAGGTGCTGGTCGACCGGATGAAGCGCGAGTTCCGCGTCGAGGCCAACGTCGGCAAGCCGCAGGTCGCGTACCGCGAGACCATCCGCAAGTCGGTGGACCGCGTGGACTACACCCACAAGAAGCAGACCGGTGGTACCGGTCAGTTCGCCAAGGTGCAGATCGCGATCGAGCCGATCGAGGGTGGCGACGCCGCCTACGAGTTCGTGAACAAGGTCACCGGTGGCCGCATCCCGAAGGAGTACATCCCTTCCGTGGACGCCGGCTGCCAGGAGGCGATGTCGTTCGGCATCCTCGCCGGCTACGAGATGACGGGCGTCCGCGTCATTCTTCTCGACGGTGCCTTCCACGAGGTCGACTCCTCCGAGCTCGCGTTCAAGATCGCCGGTTCGCAGGCCTTCAAGGAGGCCGCGCGCAAGGCGTCCCCGGTTCTCCTCGAGCCGATGATGGCCGTTGAGGTCACCACGCCCGAGGACTACATGGGCGATGTCATCGGTGACATCAACTCCCGCCGTGGCCAGATCCAGGCCATGGAGGAGCGTGCCGGTGCCCGTGTCGTCAAGGGCCTGGTGCCGCTGTCGGAGATGTTCGGCTACGTCGGCGACCTCCGCAGCAAGACCTCGGGTCGCGCAAGCTACTCGATGCAGTTCGACTCCTACGCCGAGGTTCCGCGGAACGTCGCCGAGGAGATCATCGCGAAGGCCAAGGGCGAGTAA
- the rpsL gene encoding 30S ribosomal protein S12 encodes MPTIQQLVRKGRQDKVEKNKTPALEGSPQRRGVCTRVFTTTPKKPNSALRKVARVRLTSGIEVTAYIPGEGHNLQEHSIVLVRGGRVKDLPGVRYKIIRGSLDTQGVKNRKQARSRYGAKKEK; translated from the coding sequence GTGCCTACGATCCAGCAGCTGGTCCGGAAGGGCCGGCAGGACAAGGTCGAGAAGAACAAGACGCCCGCACTCGAGGGTTCCCCTCAGCGTCGCGGCGTCTGCACGCGTGTGTTCACGACCACCCCGAAGAAGCCGAACTCGGCCCTCCGTAAGGTCGCGCGTGTGCGTCTGACCTCGGGCATCGAGGTCACGGCCTACATTCCGGGTGAGGGACACAACCTGCAGGAGCACTCCATCGTGCTCGTGCGTGGTGGCCGTGTGAAGGACCTGCCGGGTGTTCGCTACAAGATCATCCGCGGTTCCCTCGACACCCAGGGTGTCAAGAACCGCAAGCAGGCCCGCAGCCGCTACGGCGCCAAGAAGGAGAAGTAA
- the rpsG gene encoding 30S ribosomal protein S7 — translation MPRKGPAPKRPVIIDPVYGSPLVTSLINKILLNGKRSTAERIVYGAMEGLREKTGADPVITLKRALENVKPSLEVKSRRVGGATYQVPIEVKPGRASTLALRWVVGYSRARREKTMTERLMNELLDASNGLGASVKKREDTHKMAESNKAFAHYRW, via the coding sequence ATGCCTCGTAAGGGCCCCGCCCCGAAGCGCCCGGTCATCATCGACCCGGTCTACGGTTCTCCTCTGGTGACCTCGCTGATCAACAAGATCCTGCTGAACGGCAAGCGTTCCACCGCCGAGCGCATCGTCTACGGCGCCATGGAAGGCCTCCGTGAGAAGACCGGGGCCGACCCGGTCATCACGCTGAAGCGCGCTCTCGAGAACGTCAAGCCGTCCCTCGAGGTCAAGTCCCGCCGTGTCGGTGGCGCCACCTACCAGGTGCCGATCGAGGTCAAGCCCGGTCGCGCCTCCACCCTCGCGCTGCGCTGGGTCGTCGGGTACTCCCGCGCCCGCCGCGAGAAGACCATGACCGAGCGCCTCATGAACGAACTGCTCGACGCCTCGAACGGCCTCGGTGCTTCGGTCAAGAAGCGCGAGGACACGCACAAGATGGCCGAGTCCAACAAGGCCTTCGCGCACTACCGCTGGTAG